The Arachis ipaensis cultivar K30076 chromosome B07, Araip1.1, whole genome shotgun sequence genome includes a window with the following:
- the LOC107607491 gene encoding uncharacterized protein LOC107607491, whose translation MTQSQPNSSLAEFDPEIERTLLHTRQATRRLDYTASDLESTTPYSSVGTTDTSLYTTGENHMAEPHRITLHEQGAPDLILQPLQARYLNLDPNFELKNSLINLLPKYHGLPGQVPIRHLRDFQVDCSTVRRHGADEIAIYYFTGGLCPADKRLLIASSSGSFSKNKTAAEAWSFINNVAEAIQHVKVRNNPPKSVVEAPPSESVLTKVLGDMTTLLTEIRKEQKAIQSIQAIQAPPQILQHEGPPRVCGLCSSTACYTDQCHQVQEDYTLAVANVNYNNRPPYQSQGQNNYSHGNSSNQGWRDNSQGNNHNNNQSSSQYHNNTNQNHHNQPYQHSQQNQNNNHRYQTPHQRQQTNQPSSSSINQCDDSDRALYQEQERLRIMVEKNEENTRNINAQLGNMSAQTSNITEMLSRMSLPPTNNTNTNQVSSSSNLPSQLLPNPKGSINAITLRSGTTLEEVEPKPIKLAEDVPKVEVGETMEIDEDEKEEEVAKEEEEQLRAKEPFPTVAKKAKKHEELDPNIVQIFKNVEVTIPLFDAIHQVPKYAKFLKDVCTHKEKIGGLGMNLLGNSVSSVMDDFPEKYSDPGPCLVSCMIGKIQLKDCMCDFGSCVSIMPFSIYEKLNLTPLRQSGARFMLADKIIISVVGIAENVLVRILDLIFLVDFYILETPPIDSDRPSSILLGRPFLKTSRFKLDLFFRDYSFEAKGKVVKFKLEETMKQPLEVHSIFGCHIFEDDVIEEHLGSNDEISVNRNLGIKGVSKEKGKDP comes from the exons ATGACtcagtctcaaccgaattctagtttAGCCGAGTTTGATCCcgaaattgaaagaaccttgttacatactcggcaagctaCGCGGCGGTTGGATTACACGGCTAGTGACTTAGAGTCCACAACTCCCTATTCCTCTGTTGGTACTACTGATACATCTTTGTATACTACAGGTGAAAACCACATGGCAGAGCCACATAGGATTACCTTGCACGAACAAGGAGCACCGGATCTCattcttcaaccgttgcaagctaggtatctgaatcttgatCCGAATTTTGAGTTGAAGAATAGTCTGATTAACTTGCTCCCTAAGTATCATGGACTACCAGGCCAAGTCCCTATTAGGCACTTGAGAGACTTTCAAGTAGATTGTTCTACGGTCCGAAGGCATGGTGCCGATGAGATTGCTATATA ctatttCACTGGAGGTCTTTGTCCAGCGGATAAGAGATTGCTCATCGCCTCTAGTAGTGGTTCCTTTTCCAAGAATAAGACGGCGGCGGAAGCATGGAGTTTTATCAATAATGTCGCCGAAGCTATCCAACATGTGAAGGTGAGgaacaatcctcccaagagtgtggTGGAAGCACCTCCTTCCGAATCGGTTTTGACTAAAGTACTTGGAGACATGACCACTCTCCTCACAGAGATTCGCAAAGAACAAAAGGCAATTCAAtcaatccaagccatccaagccccacctcaaatCCTCCAACATGAAGGACCTCCTAGAGTATGTGGTTTATGCTCTAGTACCGCATGTTACACCGACCAATGTCATCAAGTCCAAGAGGATTACACTCTCGCGGTAGCCAACGTGaactacaacaaccgtccaccctatcaatctcaaggtcaaaacaattatTCTCATGGTAATAGTtctaatcaagggtggagggacaatTCTCAAGGGAAcaaccacaacaacaaccaatcttcttCCCAATATCACAACAATACCAACCAAAACCACCATAACCAACCATACCAACACTCacaacaaaaccaaaacaacaACCATAGATACCAAACACCTCACCAAAGACAACAAACCAAtcaaccttcttcttcttccattaacCAATGTGATGACTCTGACCGTGCACTCTATCAAGAGCAAGAGAGACTTAGGATTATGGTAGAAAAAAATGAGGAGAACACTAGGAACATCAATGCACAATTAGGTAACATGAGTGCTCAAACGTCCAACATAACTGAAATGCTTTCAAGGATGTCCCTACCTCCTACCAATAATACCAATACCAACCAAGTCTCTAGCTCATCCAACCTTCCTTCCCAACTTCTCCCAAACCCAAAGGGTAGCATCAACGCAATCACCTTGAGGAGTGGTACAACACTTGAGGAAGTTGAACCTAAGCCCATTAAGTTGGCAGAGGATGTTCCTAAGGTAGAAGTTGGTGAAACAATGGAGATAGATGAAGATgaaaaggaggaagaagttgcaaaggaagaagaagagcaaTTGAGGGCCAAGGAACCGTTTCCTACAGTAGCCAAGAAGGCCAAGAAGCATGAGGAGCTTGATCCCAACATAGTGCAAATCTTCAAGAATGTGGAGGTAACAATTCCACTCTTTGATGCCATACATCAAGTTCCGAAATATGCTAAGTTCCTTAAGGATGTGTGCACTCATAAAGAGAAGATTGGTGGACTAGGGATGAATCTATTAGGCAATTCTGTTTCTTCTGTGATGGATGATTTTCCTGAAAAGTATAGTGATCCCGGTCCTTGCTTGGTATCTTGTATGATTGGTAAGATTCAACTTAAGGATTGCATGTGCGACTTTGGGTCGTGTGTGAGCATTATGCCATTCTCGATTTATGAGAAGTTGAACCTTACACCATTGAGGCAATCCGGAGCTAGGTTTATGCTTGCGGACAAGATTATAATTTCAGTTGTGGGTATTGCTGAGAATGTATTGGTGAGAATTCTGGACTTAATCTTTCTGGTGGATTTCTATATCCTAGAGACACCTCCCATTGATTCGGATAGGCCATCCTCCATCTTACTTGGTAGGCCATTCTTGAAGACATCCCGTTTTAAATTAGATCTATTTTTTAGGGATTACTCATTTGAAGCCAAAGGGAAGGTGGTGAAGTTCAAATTGGAGGAAACCATGAAGCAACCTCTAGAGGTACATtcaatttttggttgtcacatttTTGAAGATGATGTGATTGAAGAACACCTTGGGAGTAATGATGAGATAAGTGTCAATAGGAATTTGGGTATAAAAGGAGTTAGCAAGGAAAAAGGGAAGGATCCATGa